The following proteins are encoded in a genomic region of Brachypodium distachyon strain Bd21 chromosome 1, Brachypodium_distachyon_v3.0, whole genome shotgun sequence:
- the LOC100827603 gene encoding probable sulfate transporter 3.4, with protein sequence MVVNNTKVDMPPAAEHHRAINMPAMGVERHKVSAPERRTTCQALRQRLAEVFFPDDPLHRFKNQPPGKKLVLALQYFFPIFDWGSQYSLRLLRSDAVAGLTIASLAIPQGISYAKLANLPPIIGLYSSFVPPLIYALLGSSRDLAVGPVSIASLVMGSMLREAVAPEQQPIVYLQLAFTATFFAGLFQASLGFLRLGFMVDFLSKATLTGFMGGAAVIVSLQQLKGLLGIVHFTTHMGFVDVMASVVKRHAEWEWQTIVMGVAFLAVLLGTRQISARNPRLFWVSAAAPLSSVIISTVISYLCRGHAISIIGDLPRGVNPPSMNMLAFSGPFVALSMKTGIMTGILSLTEGIAVGRTFASINNYAVDGNKEMMAIGVMNMAGSCASCYVTTGSFSRSAVNYSAGCKTAVSNIVMAAAVLVTLLFLMPLFHYTPNVILSAIIITAVVGLIDVRGAARLWKVDKLDFMACLAAFLGVLLVSVQVGLAVAVGISLFKVLLQVTRPNTVIMGRIPGTQSFRNMAQYKDAVKVPSFLVVGVESAIYFANSTYLVERIMRYLREEEEEGGQGVKCVVLDMGAVAAIDTSGLDALAELKRVLDKRAVELVLANPVASVTERMYSSVVGETFGSDRIFFSVAEAVAAAPHKTTMP encoded by the exons ATGGTCGTCAACAACACCAAGGTGGAcatgccgccggcggcggagcaccACCGGGCGATCAACATGCCGGCGATGGGGGTTGAGCGGCACAAGGTGTCGGCGCCGGAGCGGAGGACGACGTGCCAggcgctgcggcagcggctggcggaggtcttcttccccgacgacCCGCTGCACCGCTTCAAGAACCAGCCGCCGGGCAAGAAGCTCGTCCTCGCCCTGCAGTacttcttccccatcttcGACTGGGGATCCCAAtacagcctccgcctcctccgctccgacgccgtcgccgggcTCACCATTGCCAGCCTCGCCATCCCACAG GGGATCAGCTACGCCAAGCTCGCCAACCTGCCTCCAATCATCGGCCTCT ACTCGAGCTTCGTGCCGCCGCTGATCTACGCGCTGCTGGGGAGCTCGCGGGACCTGGCGGTTGGCCCGGTATCCATCGCGTCGCTGGTGATGGGGTCCATGCTccgggaggcggtggcgccggaGCAGCAGCCCATCGTGTACCTGCAGCTGGCCTTCACGGCCaccttcttcgcgggcctctTCCAGGCTTCTCTCGGCTTCCTCCGCCTCGGCTTCATGGTCGACTTCTTGTCGAAAGCCACGCTGACGGGGTTcatgggcggcgccgccgtcatcGTCTCCCTGCAGCAGCTCAAGGGCCTCCTGGGGATCGTCCACTTCACGACCCACATGGGCTTCGTCGACGTCATGGCCTCCGTCGTGAAGCGGCACGCCGAGTGGGAGTGGCAGACCATCGTCATGGGcgtcgccttcctcgccgtcctcctcggcACACGGCAGATC AGCGCGAGAAATCCTCGGCTGTTCTGGGTGTCAGCGGCTGCTCCCCTGTCGTCGGTGATCATCTCCACCGTCATCTCCTACCTCTGCAGAGGCCACGCCATCAGCATC ATCGGCGACCTCCCTCGAGGCGTGAACCCTCCTTCGATGAACATGCTGGCCTTCAGCGGCCCCTTCGTCGCCCTCTCCATGAAGACCGGCATCATGACCGGCATCCTCTCCCTCACC GAGGGGATCGCGGTGGGGCGGACGTTCGCGTCGATCAACAACTACGCCGTCGACGGGAACAAGGAGATGATGGCGATCGGGGTGATGAACATGGCGGGGTCCTGCGCCTCCTGCTACGTCACCACGGGCTCCTTCTCCCGCTCCGCCGTCAACTACAGCGCCGGCTGCAAGACGGCCGTCTCCAACATCGTcatggcggccgccgtgctcgtcacgctcctcttcctcatgCCGCTCTTCCACTACACCCCCAACGTGATCCTCTccgccatcatcatcaccgCCGTGGTGGGGCTCATCGACGTCCGCGGCGCCGCCAGGCTATGGAAGGTGGACAAGCTCGACTTCATGGCGTGCCTGGCGGCgttcctcggcgtcctcctgGTGTCCGTCCAGGtcggcctcgccgtcgccgtcgggaTCTCGCTCTTCAAGGTGCTCCTCCAGGTGACCCGGCCCAACACGGTCATCATGGGCCGGATCCCGGGGACCCAGAGCTTCCGGAACATGGCGCAGTACAAGGACGCCGTCAAGGTCCCgtctttcctcgtcgtcggcgtcgaaTCGGCCATCTACTTCGCGAATTCGACCTACCTGGTGGAGCGGATCATGAGGTATctgagggaggaggaagaagaaggggggcAGGGGGTGAAGTGCGTGGTGCTGGACATGGGCGCCGTGGCGGCGATCGACACGAGCGGGCTGGACGCGCTGGCGGAGCTCAAGAGGGTGCTGGACAAGAGGGCCGTCGAGCTCGTGCTGGCCAACCCCGTGGCGTCGGTGACGGAGAGGATGTATAGCTCCGTCGTCGGGGAGACTTTTGGGTCGGATCGCATCTTCTTTAGCGTCGCcgaggccgtcgccgccgcgccgcacaAGACCACGATGCCCTGA